The following are from one region of the Heterodontus francisci isolate sHetFra1 chromosome 34, sHetFra1.hap1, whole genome shotgun sequence genome:
- the LOC137348787 gene encoding probable G-protein coupled receptor 139 has translation MRSLQMYYLMSMAVTDLLVVIAVVILNRIVDIYFPVSFMFITPVCSLRSTISFAILDCSVWLTVTFTFDRFMAICCQKLKIKYCTKRMAMQVTGTVSTLSCLKNTFRYFIYEPLRIIDNVPWFCSIKPIFYTSPAWVTYDSIHRILTPCLPFILILLLNALTVRHIRVASKGRRRLRAHSNGETQSDPEMEKRRNSIVLLFCISGSFILLYFVLLINFLYVRIANLKYFSGSNFNESNFILQEAGYMLQLLSFCINPFIYAGTQRKFREELKNGVKYSLSLIVKLFKC, from the coding sequence atgcggtctctccagatgtattacctgatgtccatggcagtgacggatcttCTGGTCGTTATCGCTgttgtgatattaaaccggatcGTTGATATTTATTTCCCAGTCAGTTTCATGTTCATCACACCAGTATGCAGCCTCCGTTCTACCATAAGCTTTGCGATtctggactgttctgtctggttaacggtcactttcacttttgatcgatttatggccatttgttgccagaagctgaaaataaaatattgcaccaaAAGAATGGCGATGCAGGTTACAGGAACCGTGTCTACACTCAGCTGTTTAAAAAATACCTTCCGGTATTTTATATATGAACCTTTGcgtataattgacaatgtaccctgGTTCTGCAGCATAAAACCAATATTTTATACGTCACCTGCATGGGTGACATATGATTCGATTcatcgcattttaaccccttgtctcccattcattctgattttactgctcaatgctctgactgtcagacacattcgagTGGCCAGTAAAggccgcaggagactccgggctcacagcaatggggagactcagagtgacccagagatggagaagcggagaaactccattgttttactcttctgcatctcaggcagtttcatcctgttatattttGTACTTCTTATAAATTTCCTTTATGTCCGAATCGCAAACCTTAAGTATTTCTCTGGTTCCAATTTCAATGAATCAAATTTTATTCTCCAGGAAGCCGGAtatatgcttcagcttttgagttTCTGCATCAATCcgtttatttatgcagggacccagagaaaattcagagaggagttaaagaatggagtgaaatattcactaagtctaattgttaaattgtttaaGTGTTGA